One Prodigiosinella aquatilis DNA window includes the following coding sequences:
- the ybeY gene encoding rRNA maturation RNase YbeY, with protein sequence MSQVILDLQIASEKTEGLPTETDFQRWLEGVLPQFQEIAEVTIRIVDEEESHQLNYTYRGKDKPTNVLSFPFEAPPEVELPLLGDLIICRQVVEREAAEQDKTLSAHWAHMVVHGSLHLLGYDHIEDSEAEEMEALETEIMQMMGYTDPYLAEKEDFTE encoded by the coding sequence ATGAGTCAGGTGATTCTTGATTTGCAAATCGCCAGTGAAAAAACGGAAGGCTTACCCACTGAAACTGATTTTCAACGCTGGCTGGAAGGTGTACTGCCGCAATTTCAGGAAATTGCAGAAGTCACTATCCGCATCGTGGATGAAGAAGAAAGTCACCAGTTGAATTACACCTATCGTGGCAAAGATAAACCTACCAATGTGCTCTCTTTTCCTTTTGAAGCACCGCCAGAAGTTGAACTGCCACTTCTGGGTGATTTGATTATCTGTCGCCAAGTGGTGGAACGAGAAGCAGCAGAGCAGGACAAAACGCTATCAGCACATTGGGCGCATATGGTTGTTCATGGCAGTTTGCATCTGTTAGGGTATGACCATATCGAAGACAGTGAAGCTGAAGAAATGGAAGCGTTAGAAACCGAGATTATGCAAATGATGGGATACACTGATCCCTATCTTGCAGAAAAAGAAGATTTTACCGAATAG
- a CDS encoding PhoH family protein has protein sequence MNVTIKEIALEPADNKRLLSLCGPFDDNIKQLERRLGIEINRRDNKFKLVGKELCIQAAADILLHLYVDTAPVRGEIKDLDPEHIHLAIKESQVLEQSAESVPEYGKAVHIRTKRGVIKPRTPNQAQYIANVLDHDITFGVGPAGTGKTYLAVAAAVDALERQDIRRILLTRPAVEAGEKLGFLPGDLSQKVDPYLRPLYDALFEMLGFERVEKLIERNVIEVAPLAYMRGRTLNDAFIILDEGQNTSIEQMKMFLTRIGFNSKAVITGDVTQIDLPRNQKSGLRHAIEVLADVEEISFNFFHSEDVVRHPVVARIVNAYEAWEAADQKRRDALAEQRKHEAQISSVQELK, from the coding sequence TTGAACGTAACGATAAAAGAAATTGCCCTCGAACCCGCTGACAATAAACGCTTACTCAGTCTGTGTGGCCCGTTTGACGACAACATCAAGCAATTAGAACGTCGTTTAGGCATCGAAATCAACCGTCGCGATAACAAATTCAAGTTGGTAGGTAAAGAACTCTGCATTCAGGCGGCGGCTGATATCCTGTTGCACCTGTATGTTGATACTGCCCCGGTACGTGGTGAAATAAAAGACCTTGACCCAGAACATATTCACCTGGCAATTAAAGAGTCCCAGGTACTGGAACAAAGCGCCGAAAGCGTCCCTGAGTATGGTAAAGCCGTTCACATCCGCACCAAACGCGGTGTCATTAAACCCCGGACGCCTAATCAGGCCCAGTACATCGCTAACGTACTCGATCATGACATCACTTTTGGTGTTGGTCCTGCCGGTACAGGGAAAACTTATCTGGCGGTCGCTGCCGCCGTGGATGCGCTGGAACGTCAGGATATCCGCCGCATTTTGCTGACCCGGCCAGCAGTAGAAGCCGGTGAAAAGCTGGGTTTCCTGCCCGGTGATCTGAGTCAGAAAGTCGATCCTTACTTACGTCCTTTATATGACGCCCTGTTTGAAATGCTGGGCTTTGAGCGCGTAGAGAAATTAATAGAACGTAATGTGATTGAAGTTGCTCCTCTCGCGTATATGCGTGGTCGCACCCTAAATGATGCCTTCATCATTCTGGATGAAGGCCAGAATACCAGCATTGAACAGATGAAAATGTTCCTGACGCGTATCGGGTTTAACTCCAAGGCGGTGATCACTGGTGATGTTACCCAGATAGACCTGCCGCGTAACCAAAAATCGGGTCTACGCCATGCCATTGAAGTACTGGCGGATGTTGAAGAAATCAGCTTCAACTTTTTCCATAGCGAAGATGTAGTGCGTCACCCGGTAGTTGCCCGTATTGTTAATGCTTACGAGGCATGGGAAGCAGCCGATCAAAAACGCAGAGATGCGCTGGCAGAACAACGAAAACATGAGGCACAGATCTCATCCGTGCAGGAGCTCAAATGA
- the miaB gene encoding tRNA (N6-isopentenyl adenosine(37)-C2)-methylthiotransferase MiaB, producing the protein MTKKLHIKTWGCQMNEYDSSKIADLLASTHGYTLTDVAEEADVLLLNTCSIREKAQEKVFHQLGRWKALKDTKPDLIIGVGGCVASQEGEHIRERAHYVDVIFGPQTLHRLPEMINHVQGTHSPIIDISFPEIEKFDRLPEPRAEGPTAFVSIMEGCNKYCTFCVVPYTRGEEVSRPCDDILFEIAQLAEQGVREIHLLGQNVNAYRGATYDDEICTFAELLRLVAAIDGVDRIRFTTSHPIEFTDDIISVYEDTPELVSFLHLPVQSGSDRVLTMMKRRHTALEYKSIIRKLRKARPDIQISSDFIVGFPGEDQEDFEQTMKLIADVDFDMSFSFIYSPRPGTPAADMADNVSEEEKKQRLYILQERISQQAMQYSRRMQGTVQRILVEGTSRKNVMELSGRTENNRVVNFEGSPDMIGKFVDVEIVDVYPNSLRGVVILTEDQMDLRVIESPADVIARTRKENEIGVGIYQP; encoded by the coding sequence ATGACAAAAAAACTGCATATCAAAACCTGGGGCTGTCAGATGAATGAATACGATTCATCCAAGATAGCTGACTTACTGGCAAGTACGCACGGTTATACACTGACCGACGTCGCGGAAGAGGCTGATGTTCTGTTGCTGAATACCTGTTCAATCCGTGAAAAGGCGCAGGAGAAGGTCTTCCATCAGCTTGGACGCTGGAAAGCGCTGAAAGATACCAAACCAGACCTGATTATCGGCGTGGGTGGATGTGTCGCCTCGCAGGAAGGCGAACATATTCGCGAACGAGCGCATTATGTAGATGTGATTTTCGGGCCACAAACCCTGCACCGTCTGCCGGAAATGATTAACCATGTTCAGGGAACCCATAGTCCGATAATTGACATCAGCTTCCCTGAAATCGAAAAATTTGATCGTCTGCCAGAACCACGGGCAGAGGGCCCGACAGCCTTTGTCTCCATTATGGAAGGCTGCAACAAATACTGTACGTTCTGCGTGGTACCCTATACCCGCGGTGAAGAAGTCAGCCGTCCCTGCGACGATATTCTGTTTGAAATTGCGCAACTGGCAGAACAAGGGGTGCGTGAAATTCATCTGTTGGGGCAAAATGTGAATGCCTATCGTGGTGCCACCTATGACGATGAAATCTGCACCTTTGCAGAATTACTGCGTCTGGTCGCTGCCATTGACGGTGTTGACCGCATTCGTTTTACGACTAGCCATCCCATTGAATTCACCGATGATATCATCAGCGTGTACGAAGACACACCCGAGCTAGTGAGCTTTCTGCACCTGCCAGTGCAAAGCGGTTCTGATCGGGTACTCACCATGATGAAACGCCGTCACACCGCGTTGGAATATAAGTCGATTATCCGTAAATTACGCAAAGCCCGCCCGGATATTCAGATCAGCTCCGACTTTATCGTTGGTTTTCCAGGCGAAGACCAGGAAGACTTCGAGCAAACCATGAAGCTGATTGCTGACGTCGACTTCGATATGAGTTTCAGTTTTATCTACTCGCCACGTCCAGGTACACCAGCCGCTGATATGGCAGATAATGTGTCAGAAGAAGAGAAAAAACAGCGCCTGTACATTCTCCAGGAACGGATTAGCCAACAAGCCATGCAATACAGTCGACGCATGCAGGGCACCGTGCAACGTATTCTGGTTGAAGGCACCTCACGGAAAAACGTGATGGAGTTATCGGGCCGTACCGAAAATAACCGAGTGGTTAACTTTGAAGGCTCGCCGGATATGATCGGTAAATTTGTGGATGTAGAGATTGTTGACGTCTATCCAAACTCGCTACGTGGTGTCGTCATACTGACGGAAGATCAAATGGATCTGCGTGTTATTGAGTCTCCGGCCGACGTAATAGCACGTACCCGCAAAGAGAATGAGATCGGCGTAGGCATTTACCAACCTTGA
- the ubiF gene encoding 3-demethoxyubiquinol 3-hydroxylase, translated as MHYDAVVVGGGMVGAAVALGLSQSGFQVAVLEQDVPVEFDVGSTPDLRVSAISYASVALLKQLGAWDGVEKRRCAPYRRLETWEWDNARVVFDAAELGLPELGFMVENRILQLALWECLQRSSNMHLFCPIQLKSMTQTGEDWLLILEDGQTLSTSLVIGADGANSQVRQWASIGVSGWQYRQSCMLISVEMSGSQQDVTWQQFTPAGPRAFLPLFDHWGTLVWYDTPSRIRQLQAMPLSQLNKEIAAAFPVRLGNVNAIAAGAFPLVRRHAQHYVLSGLALLGDAAHTINPLAGQGVNLGYRDVEALLDVVIRARDNGETWYSETVLRRYQHRRKIDNMLMQSGMDLFYGVFSNKLPPLELARNVALMAAQRAGKLKQAALKYALGL; from the coding sequence ATGCACTATGATGCGGTCGTTGTTGGTGGCGGTATGGTGGGCGCAGCGGTAGCGCTGGGGCTTTCGCAAAGCGGTTTCCAGGTGGCGGTGCTGGAACAGGATGTACCGGTAGAATTTGATGTTGGTAGTACCCCGGATCTGCGTGTATCTGCCATTAGCTATGCTTCAGTGGCTCTGCTGAAACAGTTGGGCGCCTGGGATGGGGTCGAAAAAAGGCGGTGTGCTCCCTATCGCCGATTGGAAACCTGGGAATGGGATAATGCCCGCGTGGTGTTCGATGCTGCAGAACTTGGTTTGCCGGAGCTCGGTTTCATGGTGGAGAACCGGATATTGCAACTGGCACTGTGGGAATGTTTGCAGCGTAGTTCCAACATGCATCTTTTCTGTCCGATACAGCTGAAATCAATGACTCAGACAGGTGAGGATTGGTTACTGATATTGGAGGATGGGCAAACACTCAGCACCTCATTGGTTATTGGTGCCGATGGTGCCAATTCTCAGGTCAGACAATGGGCCAGTATTGGTGTCAGTGGTTGGCAATACCGTCAATCCTGTATGTTGATCAGTGTTGAAATGTCCGGTTCACAACAGGATGTTACCTGGCAGCAGTTTACTCCAGCAGGGCCGCGTGCCTTTTTGCCCCTGTTTGACCACTGGGGGACATTGGTTTGGTATGACACGCCTTCCCGTATCCGACAGTTGCAAGCTATGCCGTTATCACAACTGAATAAAGAGATTGCGGCAGCTTTTCCCGTTCGTCTTGGCAACGTTAATGCTATTGCTGCCGGTGCTTTCCCATTGGTGCGTCGCCATGCTCAGCATTATGTGCTATCGGGGTTGGCTTTGCTGGGAGATGCGGCACATACCATAAATCCATTGGCAGGGCAGGGCGTGAATTTAGGTTACCGTGATGTTGAGGCACTATTGGATGTAGTTATTCGTGCGCGGGATAACGGAGAAACATGGTATTCGGAAACAGTTCTGCGCCGTTATCAGCATCGGCGCAAAATCGATAATATGCTGATGCAAAGCGGTATGGATCTGTTTTATGGCGTTTTCAGCAATAAGCTTCCGCCGTTGGAACTGGCTCGTAATGTTGCCCTGATGGCAGCGCAGCGCGCTGGTAAACTGAAACAAGCAGCATTAAAGTACGCGCTTGGTTTGTAA
- the asnB gene encoding asparagine synthase B yields MCSIFGVLDLKTDPVELRKKALELSRLMRHRGPDWSGVYASDKAILVHERLSIVDVNTGAQPLYNLDHTHVLAVNGEIYNHQALRQQYGDRYQFQTGSDCEVILALYQEKGPNFLDDLRGMFAFVLYDSEKDAYLIGRDHLGIIPLYMGYDEHGNFYVASEMKALVPVCRTIKEFPAGSYLWSQDGEIREYYHRDWFDYDNVKDNETDANALREALEESVKSHLMSDVPYGVLLSGGLDSSVISAITKKFAARRVEDDEQSEAWWPQLHSFAVGLEGAPDLKAAQEVAEHLGTVHHEIHFTVQEGLDAIRDVIYHIETYDVTTIRASTPMYLMSRKIKAMGIKMVLSGEGSDEVFGGYLYFHKAPNAKEFHEETVRKLLALHQYDCARANKAMSAWGVEARVPFLDKKFLDVAMRINPRDKMCGNGKMEKHILRECFESYLPHSVAWRQKEQFSDGVGYSWIDSLKEIAAKQISDQQLETAHFRFPYNTPTSKEGYLYREIFEELFPVPSAAECVPGGPSVACSSAKAIEWDESFKKMDDPSGRSVGVHQSAY; encoded by the coding sequence ATGTGTTCCATTTTCGGTGTGCTCGATCTGAAAACCGATCCGGTTGAACTACGCAAAAAAGCGCTGGAGCTATCTCGTTTAATGCGTCATCGTGGCCCGGACTGGTCCGGTGTTTACGCCAGTGATAAAGCGATTTTGGTCCACGAACGTCTGTCTATCGTTGACGTAAATACGGGCGCTCAGCCGCTGTATAACCTTGATCACACCCATGTTCTGGCTGTTAACGGTGAAATATACAACCACCAGGCCCTGCGTCAGCAGTATGGCGACCGCTACCAATTTCAAACCGGTTCCGACTGCGAAGTGATTCTGGCGCTGTATCAGGAAAAAGGCCCAAATTTTCTGGATGACCTGCGTGGTATGTTCGCTTTTGTACTCTATGACAGCGAAAAAGACGCCTATCTAATTGGCCGTGACCATTTGGGCATTATTCCGCTCTATATGGGTTACGATGAACACGGCAACTTCTATGTCGCTTCCGAAATGAAAGCACTGGTGCCCGTCTGCCGCACTATCAAAGAATTCCCGGCAGGAAGCTATTTATGGAGCCAGGATGGTGAGATTCGTGAATATTATCATCGCGACTGGTTCGATTATGACAATGTCAAAGACAACGAAACCGATGCCAACGCGCTGCGTGAAGCACTGGAAGAGTCCGTCAAAAGCCACCTGATGTCTGACGTACCTTATGGTGTACTGCTGTCTGGCGGTCTTGACTCTTCCGTTATTTCCGCCATTACCAAAAAATTCGCCGCCCGTCGTGTAGAAGATGACGAGCAAAGCGAAGCCTGGTGGCCACAGCTTCACTCTTTCGCTGTCGGTCTGGAAGGCGCACCGGATCTGAAAGCCGCTCAGGAAGTAGCTGAACATTTGGGTACCGTTCACCATGAAATTCATTTCACAGTACAAGAAGGTCTGGATGCTATCCGCGATGTGATTTATCACATTGAAACCTATGACGTCACCACCATCCGTGCCTCGACACCGATGTATTTGATGTCTCGTAAGATCAAAGCGATGGGCATCAAAATGGTACTGTCCGGTGAAGGTTCCGATGAAGTATTTGGCGGATACCTTTATTTCCATAAAGCGCCTAATGCTAAAGAGTTTCATGAAGAGACCGTGCGTAAGCTATTGGCATTACACCAATACGACTGTGCCCGTGCCAACAAGGCGATGTCTGCCTGGGGTGTGGAAGCCCGTGTCCCATTCCTGGATAAAAAATTCCTGGATGTGGCCATGCGCATCAACCCTCGTGACAAAATGTGTGGCAATGGCAAAATGGAAAAACACATTTTGCGTGAGTGTTTTGAATCCTATCTGCCGCACAGCGTAGCCTGGCGCCAAAAAGAGCAGTTCTCTGACGGTGTCGGTTACAGCTGGATTGATTCACTGAAAGAAATCGCTGCCAAACAGATTTCCGATCAGCAGTTGGAAACCGCACATTTCCGTTTCCCGTACAACACGCCGACCTCAAAAGAGGGGTACCTGTACCGTGAAATATTCGAAGAACTGTTCCCGGTACCCAGTGCGGCTGAATGTGTACCAGGTGGTCCTTCTGTGGCCTGTTCTTCCGCTAAGGCGATTGAATGGGACGAATCCTTCAAAAAGATGGATGATCCATCGGGTCGGTCAGTCGGTGTTCACCAATCCGCTTATTAG
- a CDS encoding ROK family protein, translating to MSTSGQTQIGNIDLVKQLNSAVVYRLIDQQGPISRIQIAELSQLAPASVTKITRQLLERGFIKEVDQQASTGGRRAISIICETRPFHTVAVRLGRYDATIALYNLQGRMLAEEHYGLPEKTQETLETALFKAIDHFIDTHQRRIRELIAISVVLPGLVDPFAGMVRYMPHISIDNWPLVQHLQQHFKTHSFVGHDIRSLALAEHYFGATQDCQDSILIRVHRGTGAGILVNGQIFLGSNGNVGEIGHIQIDPLGERCHCGNFGCLETVVSNAAIEKRIRNLLEQGYPSKLTPEECQISAICKAANRGDALAREVIEHAGQNLGKAISIAVNLFNPQRVVIAGEIAEAEKILLPAIQRCVNTQVLKDFRNNLPIVISELQHLSAIGAFALVKRAMLNGVLLQRLLENH from the coding sequence ATGAGCACAAGCGGACAGACACAGATAGGGAATATTGATCTGGTTAAGCAACTCAATAGCGCGGTGGTATACCGACTGATTGACCAGCAAGGCCCAATCTCACGGATACAAATCGCGGAACTGAGTCAACTTGCCCCCGCTAGCGTTACCAAAATTACCCGCCAGCTACTTGAACGCGGGTTCATAAAGGAAGTTGACCAACAAGCCTCCACTGGAGGACGTCGTGCCATCTCCATTATTTGTGAAACCCGCCCTTTCCATACCGTGGCAGTAAGGCTTGGTCGTTACGATGCCACGATCGCACTTTACAACCTACAGGGACGAATGCTGGCAGAAGAACATTACGGCCTGCCAGAAAAAACCCAGGAAACGTTGGAAACCGCACTATTTAAAGCCATCGACCACTTCATTGACACCCATCAGCGCCGCATCCGTGAACTGATTGCCATTTCAGTTGTACTACCTGGTCTGGTCGATCCGTTCGCGGGAATGGTGCGTTATATGCCACATATCAGTATTGATAATTGGCCATTGGTCCAACACCTGCAACAGCACTTCAAGACTCACAGTTTTGTCGGTCACGATATCCGTAGCCTGGCACTGGCTGAACACTACTTCGGTGCCACCCAGGATTGTCAGGATTCGATACTGATACGCGTACATCGTGGCACTGGAGCCGGTATTCTGGTCAATGGACAGATTTTTCTCGGCAGCAACGGTAATGTCGGAGAAATCGGTCATATCCAAATAGATCCATTGGGCGAGCGTTGTCACTGCGGAAATTTTGGTTGTCTGGAAACGGTAGTCTCCAATGCGGCCATTGAGAAACGGATACGAAATTTGCTTGAACAAGGCTATCCGAGCAAGCTGACACCAGAAGAATGTCAGATTTCTGCTATCTGCAAAGCGGCCAACCGTGGCGATGCACTCGCACGTGAGGTAATTGAACATGCGGGGCAAAATCTGGGAAAAGCAATATCGATTGCGGTTAACCTGTTCAATCCGCAACGGGTCGTGATTGCCGGTGAAATCGCCGAAGCTGAAAAAATTCTGCTGCCAGCGATTCAACGCTGCGTTAATACCCAGGTACTAAAAGACTTCCGTAATAATTTGCCGATTGTCATTTCCGAACTACAGCATCTTTCTGCTATCGGTGCATTTGCCTTGGTCAAACGTGCCATGCTTAACGGTGTCTTGCTCCAACGTTTACTTGAAAATCATTAA
- the nagA gene encoding N-acetylglucosamine-6-phosphate deacetylase, with the protein MYALINGRIFTGHQVLDDHAVVIANGLIDNVCPVNELPSGLETRDISGALIAPGFIDLQLNGCGGVQFNDSLQTISVKTLEIMQRTNVKHGCTSFLPTLITASDALIKHSVEVMRAWLAQNHHQALGLHIEGPWLNPVKRGTHDATLIRQPDPELVNFLCENADVISKITLAPEMVASTVIQQLTHAGIVVSAGHSNATWNEAKRGFAAGIRCATHLFNAMPYLAGREPGLVGAVYDAPEIYCGVIADGYHVSWANIRNSKRIKGDKLVLVTDATAPAGADIDRFIFAGKTIYYRDGICVDENGTLSGSALTMIKAVQNCVDQAGIALDEALRMATLYPARAIGEDGRLGSIECGKVANLTVFTRDYHIVNTFVNGEEVLTTGE; encoded by the coding sequence ATGTACGCTTTAATTAATGGTCGTATTTTTACTGGCCATCAGGTACTCGACGATCATGCTGTCGTTATCGCCAACGGCCTGATAGACAATGTTTGTCCCGTCAATGAACTGCCCTCCGGGCTGGAAACACGTGATATTTCCGGTGCCTTGATCGCCCCCGGATTTATTGATCTTCAACTTAACGGTTGCGGTGGTGTTCAGTTTAACGACTCTTTGCAAACCATCTCGGTGAAAACGCTGGAAATAATGCAACGGACCAATGTGAAGCACGGTTGCACCAGCTTTTTACCCACGCTCATTACTGCTTCCGATGCGTTAATAAAGCACAGTGTTGAAGTCATGCGTGCCTGGCTGGCACAAAATCATCATCAAGCACTGGGTTTGCATATTGAGGGCCCGTGGCTGAACCCGGTAAAAAGAGGGACTCATGATGCAACGCTTATCCGTCAGCCAGATCCAGAACTGGTGAATTTCCTCTGTGAGAATGCCGATGTCATCAGCAAAATCACTCTGGCGCCAGAGATGGTTGCCTCGACAGTTATTCAGCAATTGACCCACGCTGGTATTGTCGTTTCCGCAGGGCATTCAAACGCGACCTGGAACGAGGCCAAACGTGGTTTTGCCGCTGGTATTCGCTGTGCGACGCATCTGTTTAACGCCATGCCTTATCTGGCCGGGCGTGAGCCAGGGCTAGTAGGTGCTGTCTACGATGCGCCTGAGATTTACTGTGGCGTCATTGCTGATGGTTATCACGTCAGTTGGGCTAATATCCGCAACAGCAAACGCATCAAAGGTGACAAGCTGGTGCTGGTTACTGATGCCACCGCACCAGCTGGCGCTGATATTGATCGATTCATTTTTGCTGGTAAAACCATATACTACCGCGACGGCATCTGTGTGGATGAGAACGGCACCTTGAGCGGATCCGCGCTCACCATGATTAAAGCTGTGCAAAATTGCGTAGATCAGGCGGGTATCGCTCTGGATGAAGCACTCCGAATGGCAACACTGTACCCTGCGCGTGCTATCGGTGAAGACGGCAGATTAGGCAGTATTGAATGTGGTAAAGTAGCCAATCTGACGGTATTCACCCGTGATTATCACATCGTCAATACTTTTGTGAATGGTGAAGAAGTATTGACCACAGGCGAGTAA
- the nagB gene encoding glucosamine-6-phosphate deaminase, giving the protein MRLIPLATAAHVGKWAARYIVQRINDASPTADKPFVLGLPTGSSPLEAYKSLIELFNAGEVSFKHVVTFNMDEYVGLPPDHPESYRTFMYQNFFNHIDIPQENINLLNGNAEDIAVECQRYEEKIKSYGKIRLFMGGVGNDGHIAFNEPASSLVSRTRIKTLTEETRIANSRFFGGDVNQVPKYALTVGVGTLLDAEEVMILVSGRNKAQALQAAVEGNVNHMWTISCLQLHAKALMVCDEPSTMELKVKTVKYFRELEAESIKNL; this is encoded by the coding sequence ATGAGACTGATTCCTTTAGCCACCGCAGCACATGTAGGTAAATGGGCTGCACGATATATTGTACAGCGCATCAATGATGCCAGCCCTACGGCAGACAAACCGTTTGTGCTTGGCCTTCCTACAGGCAGTTCTCCGTTGGAAGCATATAAATCGCTGATCGAACTGTTTAACGCGGGTGAAGTCAGCTTTAAACATGTGGTGACCTTCAATATGGATGAATATGTAGGACTACCACCTGATCATCCGGAAAGTTATCGCACATTCATGTATCAAAATTTTTTCAATCACATTGATATTCCGCAGGAAAATATTAACCTGTTGAACGGCAACGCTGAAGATATTGCTGTTGAATGTCAGCGTTACGAAGAGAAAATCAAGTCTTACGGTAAGATCCGTCTGTTCATGGGGGGCGTAGGGAATGATGGACATATCGCGTTTAATGAACCGGCATCGTCCCTGGTTTCCCGAACACGCATCAAAACACTGACTGAAGAGACCCGTATTGCCAATTCACGCTTTTTTGGCGGTGACGTCAATCAAGTCCCCAAATATGCATTAACTGTTGGCGTGGGTACATTACTGGATGCCGAAGAAGTCATGATTCTGGTCAGTGGACGCAACAAAGCTCAGGCACTCCAGGCCGCAGTAGAAGGCAATGTGAACCATATGTGGACCATCAGTTGCCTACAGCTTCATGCCAAAGCGCTTATGGTATGTGACGAACCCTCCACCATGGAACTGAAGGTGAAAACCGTTAAATATTTCCGCGAATTGGAAGCTGAAAGTATCAAAAACCTTTAA
- the nagE gene encoding N-acetylglucosamine-specific PTS transporter subunit IIBC, with the protein MSILSYLQRIGRALMVPVATLPAAAILMGVGYWIDPAGWGSQSALAALFIKSGSAIIEHMAVLFAVGVAYGMSKDKDGAAALSGFVGYLVVTTLCSPAAVAMIQKIPLAQVPAAFGKIENQFIGILVGVISAELYNRFSGVELPKALSFFSGRRLVPILTSLLMIVVAFALMLIWPVIYNALVTFGEHIQQLGSVGAGIYAFFNRLLIPVGLHHALNSVFWFDVAGINDIPNFLSGQQAIDAGKAIPGITGRYQAGFFPIMMFGLPGAALAIYHCARPENRSRVAGIMLAAAFASFFTGITEPLEFSFMFVAPVLYVLHAILTGISVFIAASMHWIAGFGFSAGLVDMVLSSRNPLATHWYMLIPQGFVFFIIYYVVFRFTIIRFNLMTPGRELPVDVAATGGGEVSHTVVTNSSDSRVLASGYLQAVGGKENLTGIDACITRLRLNVKDSAIVNDAQAKQLGAAGVIRLNKQSVQIVVGTQAESIAAAMREVSEE; encoded by the coding sequence GTGAGTATATTAAGCTATTTACAAAGAATAGGTCGGGCGTTGATGGTGCCTGTCGCAACACTACCTGCCGCCGCCATTCTGATGGGCGTGGGTTACTGGATTGATCCGGCTGGTTGGGGTAGCCAAAGTGCTTTGGCTGCTCTTTTTATCAAGTCTGGATCTGCCATTATTGAACATATGGCAGTGTTGTTCGCAGTAGGTGTGGCCTATGGCATGTCTAAAGATAAAGATGGTGCGGCTGCATTGTCTGGATTTGTGGGCTACCTGGTGGTGACCACGTTGTGTTCACCCGCGGCGGTTGCCATGATCCAAAAGATTCCACTGGCGCAGGTACCCGCTGCATTCGGAAAAATTGAGAATCAGTTCATTGGTATTCTGGTCGGGGTGATCTCCGCTGAATTATACAATCGATTCAGCGGTGTTGAATTGCCAAAAGCGCTGTCTTTCTTCAGTGGCCGTCGCCTGGTGCCTATTTTGACCTCGTTGCTGATGATTGTGGTGGCGTTCGCGCTGATGCTTATCTGGCCAGTGATTTACAATGCGCTGGTTACGTTTGGTGAACATATCCAGCAGTTGGGATCGGTTGGTGCAGGCATTTATGCATTCTTTAACCGTCTGCTGATACCCGTTGGATTACATCATGCGCTTAACTCGGTGTTTTGGTTCGATGTGGCGGGTATTAATGACATCCCCAATTTTTTGAGTGGCCAGCAGGCAATTGATGCCGGGAAAGCCATCCCGGGGATTACCGGACGTTATCAGGCTGGTTTTTTCCCGATCATGATGTTTGGTTTGCCGGGCGCTGCGTTGGCGATTTACCACTGTGCGCGTCCTGAAAATCGTAGCCGGGTGGCCGGTATCATGCTAGCGGCGGCTTTTGCGTCATTTTTTACGGGGATTACTGAACCGCTTGAGTTTTCCTTTATGTTTGTAGCTCCGGTGCTGTACGTATTGCATGCGATATTGACCGGGATTTCAGTCTTTATTGCCGCCAGTATGCACTGGATTGCCGGATTTGGATTTAGTGCGGGTCTGGTGGATATGGTGCTTTCGTCCCGTAATCCGTTGGCGACACACTGGTATATGTTGATTCCGCAGGGATTCGTGTTCTTTATCATCTATTATGTCGTATTCCGCTTCACCATTATCCGCTTTAACCTGATGACGCCTGGACGAGAGCTTCCTGTTGATGTTGCTGCAACTGGAGGCGGTGAGGTTAGTCATACAGTGGTGACAAACTCATCAGACAGTCGGGTGTTGGCCAGTGGCTACTTGCAGGCGGTTGGTGGAAAGGAAAATCTGACTGGTATTGATGCCTGTATTACTCGTTTACGTCTGAATGTGAAGGATTCGGCTATTGTTAATGATGCTCAGGCCAAACAGCTGGGGGCTGCCGGGGTTATTCGTCTGAATAAGCAGAGTGTTCAGATTGTGGTGGGAACTCAGGCGGAAAGCATCGCTGCTGCTATGCGTGAAGTAAGTGAAGAATAG